The Budorcas taxicolor isolate Tak-1 chromosome 2, Takin1.1, whole genome shotgun sequence genome window below encodes:
- the FAM220A gene encoding protein FAM220A — MRDRRRPLCTRLAEEQGAGAASDRASCRELWSERRQEASPGPADAASWARRPAVDAQGDPGKEESSRETKRDPRGASPSPRSGLEALPRWQAAVRRNSASAAAQSNPAGLPSAPAGERSAGLARGVGEALGTDWPRAVLRPPGGHRGWSLGREPRGSGLLGWQRGSAEGVSEFDPPRALLEKLDSALALSCLRSIPLHAHPLIFLNDETKSAFPGRSEPMFSEPRVEYKKIISWEKSTSDDLQITVASLAAQAFE; from the coding sequence ATGAGGGACAGACGCAGGCCTCTCTGCACCCGCCTTGCGGAGGAGCAGGGAGCGGGTGCCGCCTCGGACAGAGCCTCATGCAGAGAACTGTGGAGCGAGAGAAGGCAGGAGGCGAGCCCTGGCCCAGCAGATGCCGCTTCCTGGGCGAGGAGGCCTGCGGTCGATGCCCAGGGAGATCCAGGAAAGGAAGAGTCATCACGGGAAACAAAGCGTGACCCGCGTGGCGCCAGCCCCTCGCCTCGCAGTGGCCTCGAAGCGCTTCCACGGTGGCAAGCAGCAGTACGGAGAAACTCGGCCTCAGCGGCTGCGCAGAGCAACCCTGCGGGTCTGCCCTCGGCTCCTGCAGGGGAGCGGAGTGCGGGGCTGGCCCGCGGCGTCGGGGAGGCTCTGGGCACGGACTGGCCGCGGGCAGTGCTCAGGCCCCCTGGCGGCCACAGAGGATGGAGCCTTGGCAGAGAGCCCCGGGGGTCAGGACTGCTGGGCTGGCAGAGAGGGTCCGCAGAGGGGGTTTCTGAGTTTGACCCGCCCCGTGCTCTCCTGGAGAAGCTGGACTCTGCGCTGGCACTCTCTTGCCTGCGATCCATCCCGCTGCATGCTCATCCCCTAATATTCTTGAATGATGAGACGAAAAGTGCTTTCCCTGGCCGTTCAGAGCCCATGTTTTCAGAGCCAAGAGTAGAAtacaagaaaattatttcatggGAAAAAAGTACCTCAGATGATCTGCAGATAACTGTGGCGTCACTGGCTGCACAAGCTTTTGAATGA